From a single Glycine soja cultivar W05 chromosome 19, ASM419377v2, whole genome shotgun sequence genomic region:
- the LOC114397993 gene encoding viral IAP-associated factor homolog produces MGDYHFVYKDLEGASTQWDDIQRKLGNLPPKAPAFKPPPFTPDASDDQPKDKTWIDSKTSEELEDLEDDLDDDRFLQEYRKKRLAEMQEAAKVLRFGSVILISGSDFVREVSQAPSDVWVVVILYKEGIPECGLLMQSIEELAVRYPSTKFVKIISTDCIPNYPDRNLPTLLVYNNGAVKGNYVGLHSFGRRCTPEGVALVLCQSDPVLNDGHNGNEAIIEGVRKRFIEKVVADHEEGDDDYSSD; encoded by the exons ATGGGCGATTACCATTTCGTGTACAAGGATTTAGAAGGAGCCTCTACTCAATGGGATGATATTCAGAGAAAGCTCGGAAATTTGCCTCCGAAGGCACCAGCTTTCAAGCCCCCACCTTTCACCCCTGATGCCTCTGATGATCAACCCAAAGACAAAACATGGATTGATTCCAAAACCTCGGAGGAACTCGAAGACCTCGAAGATGACCTCGACGACGATCGCTTCCTCCAAGAATATAG GAAGAAGAGGCTGGCTGAGATGCAAGAGGCAGCAAAAGTATTGAGGTTTGGGTCAGTGATTCTCATTTCAGGATCTGATTTTGTTCGGGAGGTGTCACAAGCTCCATCTGATGTTTGGGTGGTTGTCATCCTATACAAAGAAGG GATTCCTGAATGTGGGTTGTTGATGCAAAGCATTGAAGAATTGGCAGTAAGATATCCTTCAACAAAATTTGTGAAGATAATATCTACTGATTGCATACCGAACTACCCGGATCGGAATCTTCCCACTTTGTTGGTGTACAACAACGGAGCAGTCAAAGGAAATTATGTGGGTTTGCATAGTTTCGGGCGAAGATGCACTCCTGAAG GTGTTGCATTAGTGTTGTGCCAATCAGATCCTGTACTTAATGATGGTCATAATGGAAATGAGGCTATTATTGAAGGAGTCCGCAAACGGTTTATAGAGAAAGTTGTTGCTGATCATGAAGAGGGTGATGATGATTACTCTAGTGATTAA